Below is a window of Lagenorhynchus albirostris chromosome 11, mLagAlb1.1, whole genome shotgun sequence DNA.
CCTATGGAATTAAGCAATAGAGCATCTTAGATCCTAGTGTATCAGTATTATCAATCCTCTGAAGCCTGTTTCCTATAAGATTTGTTCATCTCCCTCACAGATGCATCATAAATCATATTTTCTGTCAAGCAGAATTATGGACATACCACATATAAAAACGggtaaataaaaagataactgtgacaaaaaataaaaaaaaatgttggggcttccctggtggcgcagtggttgagagtctgcctgccgatgcaggggacacgggttcgtgccccggtctgggaagatcccacatgccgcggagcagctgggcccgtgagccatggccactgagcctgtgcatctggagcctgtgctccgcaatgggagaggccacaacagtgagaggcccgcgtaccgcaaaaaaaaaagataactgtgAGAAAATCTGTTCTTGCTCAGCATTTGACTAACCTGAGAGAAAATGAAGATTTTGATAACCTTCTTGGAGGTATTAATAGTATTACCTTTGAGGTAGTTCATGGCCTAGAATCAGCAGAGGGAGTACGAAGAAGGAAATTTTcctgaaaggagaaatcacagaATTTCAAGTGTTTGTCATACTGTTAGAAATCGGTtctactttaaaagggtgaattttatagtgtgttaaataaatgtcttttttaaaaagttcattctaAACCTTAGAGTGCCAAGGTCTTCCCCTGGCTTAGTAGTTACTAAACACGGCTTTTTCCACACCTTGGGCTCCCATCTCAGAACCTAGACCTTTTCCCAAGGAAACCATCCTCCCACTTGCCTCTCCTAACTGCTCTGGGTTAGGATCATCTGAGTGTGAGAACTGCCATGTATTCTTGAGGAGGATTAGCCTAAAAGCGATAGGTCGTGGTTTTAAGACCTATATTTATACACTTACAGAGTCTCACCTAGCTATATGTATAGATGCCATGTCACACAAATCATGGAAACAACTCTGGAATCTGAAGACCTGGCTTCCTGTCCCAGCAAGTCATTTCACCCTTCAAATCTTGGTTTACTGATATGAGGGAGGATGGCAGTAAAGCCTTCCCTGTTGCTTTCAGGCTGTAGTGAAACAACATTGTATGATTGCCTTTAGTATTATCTATGACCCTTATGAACTGTAAGGCACAAAAGACCCTTCTAAGCTGAGAGGCTGGGAGGTTGAGACACGTCTCACTGGCAGAACTCTTCTTTTTGTAGAACCAAGGTCCTCAGCTTCATGTCTCTGCAGTTCCAGAAGAGAGCAGCGTCATAGCACCCGAGCCTCAAGAAGAGGTAAGGAGCCCAGATATGCAGACAGCAGGAGGGGTGGTGAGACTGGGATTGCGGATGGACAGATGCTTGGCTACAGGCTGGCATCCTCGCTGTGGGCTGTGAGGGGAACCCAGCAGTGAACAGTATCCTTAGGGAAAAGTCAAGCAGGTGGGAGCCAGAAGAACCAAGAGTGACCGCACTTTGTGGTTCCTTTGTGCCCATTTCCCAACTGGCTTTGAACCTCCTGACCTCTTCCCATAGCCCTATCTCCTAAGAATTTATTTAGTTATACCTGAATTTACTTCAAAAAGGAGTTAAGAGCTACAAAAGGCAtacaaaaagtaaatacatacaGGCACCCACATGAAATGTAGTAAAGTAACTCAGAAGTGTATTAGTGAGAGTGACtaataaatgactaaataaaatgGAGCCATGACCTAGGCAAGTACAAATGTGCATTCTATAAAATAGACTTCCTAAGGATGGACCACAAAATTGGCTCCAGACTAACGtccaagaagaagaggaaaaacctGATCAGTTCACACAATTTATGATGCCCATTCCTTAGGAGAACAACTCCTGCTactaagatgaaaaggaaatctctTCTGCGAATCCTCATAAAGAGATGGTGAATGACAGAATGAACAGTATCTGCAACAAGTCTTTACAATAATCCTAACAGCCAGTTTCACATTGCCCCCACCTCCATACAGGCCAGTGCATGACATGAAATATAATTCAGGACAAGAAAATGGagttttcacacacacacccccccttATTAATTGGTTAGTGGGAGGGTAGGTCAGCATCTAATGCAATCATATTTCCTTTCTAGGTGTCTACCATTCAAAATGCACAACTCTGAAGAGGAACTGCCAagacctccccacacacacctccCCAGAAAGGCCCCTCAGCTAGAGGATATAAGTCAGAGGGACTTAAGATCCGGCATTCATTTGTGGTTTCTCAAACTATGAATGCTGGCGGTCTCTAAAGACCTAGCATAATGGAAGCTGAGGAGCAGACttaggggaggcagggaggcagtcTTGGGAGAAGAGACTGTTAGACTTGGAATATTTAACTCAGGTTTTAGCATTGTTAGAATAATAAGACTTTATATACTAATGAAGTGGGGCTAAAATGACTATAAAAAGCAAAAGCATCTGTAGACATAGACATTTGTCCACCCACAGGCATATAACCACACATACTCAGAGAATAGtgaacagatcttttttttttttttttttgcggtacgcgggcctctcactgttgtagcctctcccgttgcggagcacaggctccggacgcgcaggctcagcggccatggctcactggcccagccgctccgcggcatgtgggatcttcccgaactggggcacgaacccgtgtcccctgcatcggcaggcggactctcaaccactgcgccatcagggaagcccgtgaaCAGATCTTTGATTTACCACTCATTTTGCAAGACTTAAAACCAAAAGAACATATTTTCAGATTGTTAAATAAAGTATTATTCTGATGATGTATGGATTTTTTGTTTGACATAGGAAGTTGTTCCAGCCCAGCAAACTATTCTTCACTTAGGCAAGGTTATTGACTCTACCCCAGGTTCAGAAAACTTTAGTCACATCCCTGACCCCCAGCTCACCCTGCCTCCTGGCTAGAACTCTTTGATGATGCCAGGGGCCACAGGCTCCTCTCCTCAATCTAGATGCTTTATTGCctgaccccgcccccgccctTTGGTTAATAAGCAAATATTCTTGGAAAGGGTTTATATTTTAGAGCTGTATCTAGTGCCTACAGTTTGGTACTCAGTGTAAATAAGGATCTGAGCaggatggaagaagaaagagaactcCAAGTGAAGGGAAAGGATATATGGTATAGATACAAAGTATAATGGAAATGGTATGGAAGTTCGAGTCAGAAGTCTTGGATTCAAGTCCTATCGTGTGCTTCTgtgaaaagattaaaaactaaCTTTGAAGTCCTGCCACCCTGATAAACATGCACACATATGCAAGCACTCACTCATccatctttgcttttgtttctgggGGTGATGGATGATGTCACTGTTGATTCAGTCATTCAGCAAGAATGTATTGAGTGCTCTGCCAAGCACTGTACTAGGTACTAGAGAAATAATGATGAGGAGAAAAAGAACGTTATAGAGACAGAATACTgagcagggagcagacaggctgGATTTAGCAATGAGTGAGAGGAGACGTGATGAAGACTGAAGTTTTAAGGAATTATTCTAGGTTAGGTGAGAGAGACTAGAATTTGGTGCCATTTCCTGAAGTGGTGACTGTAGGAGGAAGTGCATTATATGTGAGTTTTCTCGTTGCAACCACCAAACTGACACAGTTAAGCAGTAAAGGATACGTTGGAAGGATACTACGCAGCTCATAGAACTGAAAACAACCAGGCTGCAGAAAGAACCCTCGGATGTCTGTAGCAGGAACGTGTGGACTGCCCCTCCAGGCAGCTGTCATTGGAAGACTCAGCTTCAGCTGCCTCCTGCCACTGTGTCCTTTCCAGATGCAGATTCCCTGGAGAAAGAATCTGACTGGCCCAGTTTGGGGGGAGGCATGTTAGGGTCTACAGTGACAGGAAGaccagtggtggtggtggtgatatgGGGTGGGAGTAGGGAGGGGGGATTACGAAGAAGCACAAGGAAGCTtttggggtgatagaaatgttcctAATTTTGATTATGGTGATAGTTTAATGTGTATACCTGTGTCAAAACTGATCAAATTGTACCCTTTATGGGCAGTTTATTGGGTGTCCCATACAAACATTGACACGAAGAGCTTGAGAACTTGCATGACTTTTCAGTAGACATGTCCCTTAGGGAGCTGGTAATGCATATTTGTATTTAGGAGTCATTTTTCTAAGATCTAATCCTATTACTCTTCCATTTAAAAACTTTCAAAGGATCTCTACTGCTGTAATGGAGAGGAGGTTGCATATCCCCCTATAAAAGCCCTACTGCCTGTATTTTAATTCCTCTCCTAGAAGGCATCCCACTCCCGTGGCACTCAGTTACTGCTGGCAGTGATACTCAGAGCTAATGGAAGGGTCGGGGATATGCTAGGGATGCAGGCTCCTGGCTGTCCAAGGTCCTCCAGGACCTGCTTAGAGTACCCCTCCCAAGGCAAAACCCAGTTCAGGCCTTTTCTTTACCAGGCTTTCCCTGGCCCTCGTCTCCTAGGAAACTGATCCTCTTTGGAGAGTGTGCCAGAGAGGACTTCTGGGGACTTACGGTCTGGTGGTGCGGAGATAAGCACTCAAGGTAACTGCTACAAAAGAGGCACAAATGAAGTGGAAAATTTGACTGAACTGTGAGACTGACACTTCATTTGCATATGGCCCTACTGGAGGCTCCAGGAAGATAGGGAAAAGGGCCAGTAAGCTGGGCATGAGTAATAATTTTGCTTATCTAGGGTAGATAGCCCCAGCTAGGGACCAGAttgtttaatttacaaaatagTAAAGTTGTGGTTGGTCCAATGGTAGTGCATTAACAGAACTTATTAGACTAGGACTTAGAAGACTGCCATCCTGGCAGCAGTGCAAGACTGGGCTGAAAGATGATAAAATTGGGCAGAGATGAATATCTCTTATCCCCTGCCCTGAGGCCCCTGGAGGTCTGTTAACACAAGGATGGCTGTTCCAGTTTCTGAAGTTTAGCATTTAATCTTTGGAGAACACTGGTAGCTCACCACCACTTGAGGCTTCATCCATCATCTCCCTGTATGCATCTCAATCTAGAATTAATTGCAGGAACATCACCCAGTCCCTGCCTTCCAGCAATGTGAAGGACAGTACTGACCGACTAGGTAAGATATCCAGAGAGTACTAGGAACAGCGCACATCCAGGATATATGGGACGCTCCAAAGAGCGAGTACATGCTGCTTACAGTATTGCTTATTTTATGCTAAGTTGGGTGCTGAGCATGTACGTATTGGATCCTGTTTTTCTGCATGTTCACACTTTCAAAATCAGTAGCATGTGCCTACAGGGTTAAAATCATGTACCAGCAAAACTTTTAAGgttacattttaaacaaaaaagatgCTTGTGAGAGACTATTAGCCGTCAAATTAAATTGTAAAAGTAACACAGCAAATCAGTATTCAGTTGGGCTGGATGGCCTACGAGAGTCTGTGGTTCTTAACAATCTTCAGACATAAAGGAATATGCCACGCGGGAGACTGACCCAgataacaagaaaaatctcaacttttCTTGGAATTCATGGGCAGCTTGTCAATAAATGCAAGCAGTGGTCCACCTTTGCAACTTAACCGTTAGGATttgaattcccttttctcttggGTATTCTTTTATCTGAGGACTGGCCAGCCTTACCTTTTTATTAACTTACATCCACCTTGCCTACGTGTTACTTTCTTTGCCTTTCTTGGTTGGATTGGTAGTTTTCCCACACGTGGGCTTTCTTCTTCCTCACTGATAACTGCtatgcctttaaaaatatattcaagtaaATGAATTTAGTTAATTTACtctgttttttctgttatttttttcccaaccacGTAACATCTTTAGGAATGAAAGCAactatgctttctttcttttctttctttccttccttcctcccttcctccctccctcccttcttttctatctttctttctttgctttttttctcaccCTGTGCCCCCAATTCTCTGAGACTCTTTGTCTTTGTCTCCCAAATGAACATGCACAATTCCTGTCTCTATCGATCTATATAAATATTGATTCCCAAACCTAGAGACTGCCTCCCAGGAATAAGAAGCAGGGAAGTCTGTATCACTGGGAGGGAAGACAGAATAACCACAAGAGTTCTAACCCTAAACAGGAAGCCAagataacatttactgagcacttactgtgtgccaggtaagTTTCTAATGCTttaaatgtatcaatattaaCTCATTCCATCCCCACAGTAGATGCTGCCCcagataaatgaaacaaaactaagatcacacagcagAGCAGGTTCCAGAGCCTGTGTTTATACTTTACATCCTTACTCATTGAGTTCCTCATTAATTTGGGAACGTTTCCTGCCAGAAAGAAGCGAGTCAGGAGGTGACTAAAGTATGGCATTAATTAGTAGTTAAACTGATGTGCTTCCCAGGTGCTAGAACCACGCTATGAAATGGCATGATTTTTCAGTCTCCCATTTCAGGGATGAGGGAACGGCTTttagagatgttaagtaatttgcccaaagtcacacagctaagaagcgGCGGGGCTGGGACTGTTTGAGTCCAAAGTCCACAACGCTCTTAACCTCTACACTACACTGCCTCAGATGAATTCGGGCAAGGAAGATCCGAATGGGGCAACGttcctctccccacctcacaCCCCGCTCCCTGGCCCGGGGTGTGCCCACTAAGTTAGCTTATGTTCCAAGCTTCTGGATACAGACCTATTTACGTAAGTGATATGCAAACGCAAGTAAATGTAATTTTCCACATTTGCTGAAAATTCAAATAACGTCGATGGCGGGGAAAGCGGACAGATCCCATTAGCTCTGGGCTCACTCTGATCCCGTGCCCTCCGGTGCCTCGAGGCAGGCGGGGGAGGAAGCGGCTCCGGATGGAGAGTAAAGTGACAATCGGAGAAGGAAAAGCAGCCTTTCCTCCCGGGGGAGCTGAGGCGGCCCGGCGGGCAGAGGGAACCTGCAGAGGGCggtttctctcctcttttcctgtCCCACCCAGTcggccgccccccccccaccccgcccccggaCGGCCTCGGCAGCTAACTCTGAGCGTCTTTGCGCTGCTTCCTCAGGTCTGGGTCCCCGGCGGGTCCTCGCGGTGTCTGCGGTTCCCGCCCCCGTCGAGTTGAGCCGGACGCGCGGCGCCTGCCCTTCCCCTGAAGCCCGTCCGACTGGTAAGGTGAGCACGCGGAGGTGGGGACCCGGGCAGGGCCGAAGGGCCAGGCGAGCCCGGTCACCCACACTCACGCTGCAGCCGCCGCGGCCGCGTCAACAACTGAAACCGAGAGCGGCCGAGCTCGGGCCTCGGCTGGAGCCTCCCGTCGCGGCGCCTCGGAACCGGTGACCGGGACGGGCCGCCCTCGGAGCGCAGCTAGCCCTGCCTGGCGCGGGTAACGCAGGAGGGCTCTGGACCGGGGTCGGGGCGCGGGGGGCGGTGCCGCGGGATCGAGCCCCGACGTCCGCGGACGCGGCGAGGGCCCCAGGGTGCCAGAGTCTCGGCCGGGCCGGTGGTGGGCGGCCGCGGGGGCCCGGCCAGCGGGGCTCGGTGGACCGCGCGGACGTTGCAGCGGACGCCCGAGGGGGCACTGCGGGCGGAGGGCTGAGCCCTGACAACCGGCCGTCTCGGGCGGGCCCGAGGGCGCCTGACGACCCTCCCTCCGGTGCCCGGCGCCTGGCTCCCCGGCCCGGCCCCGCCGCTGCCCCCGCGCCGGCCCGGAGCCTGGGCCGGGGGCCTGACCTCCCTGCGCTCTCCTGACACCTAGTGGACGGCTCCCCACAGACTGCGGGCTGGGAGAGAACTGGGGACCTGTTACCGCGCCTGGGTGAAACTGGGTCCGCTGCTAATTTGCGTACATTTACCTAACTTTCTCAGGCCTTGAGAAACCTCCTAGGTAAATGTGGTGGCCCAGTGAAAGGATCCCCAGATAGACGTTCAatagggcgggggtgggggtggggggagagttgGGGAAGGGACTCAGGAAAACCTGGCACCAAAGGCTTTCCTGGGATTTCCAGTTGTCTTCTGCCCCAGGCATGGGCCCATCCACCTCATCCCGCTCTTTGTCCCTCTTCCTACAGATCTGCACCTCCCTGCAGGTGCCCGTCCACCTGCCGAGATGACTAGCCTCCCAACCACGCCTTCTCCAGGAGGTAGGTGAAGGCCTTTCCCACTTaaactgccccacccccagcccagtccTGGAATTCCCTGAGCCCTCTGCCCAGGTGGGAAGACTCCCACTACTCTCCACCTGCCTCATACCAGGAAAGGTCCTGGGAGGAAGCAGAAGGGAACCAGCATGCACACTTTAGTGCAGTTTGAATCTGAAGTTTCATGGACCTGGACCAATTCCTGGTACTACTACTTAGAGCTTTGTGACCTTGTGACCTACCCTCTAAGCTCCAGTCTCATTTGTAAAACGGGGGAAATAGTACCttatttgtgaggattaaataagataatccCTGTAAAACACCTAGCACAGTATCTCATATCTAGCAAGCACTCAGTAACATTGGTTATTATTACTGGGTGCTTGTTAGAAAAGCCCACCTATTCCTAGAAAGGAattctgcggcacgtgggatcttagttcccccaccagggatcgaacccacagtgccccctgctttggaagtgcagagtcttcacccctggactgccaggaaagtccctctgcCTGCTTTCTAATTCCACTCCTCTGATGATTCACTCCAGCATCAAAAATCCCTTGTTCCCCGGAACTATTGTTACCCTTGTTCCCTAGTCAGGgatccccctctttccccttcacGTTAAGAATGGAttccccaaaaaaaaaaagagaatgagtaTGGATTCCTCCCTTTCATTTCATAACCAAGCTGAGCTGGACAAACCATCAGATACACATTGGTTGTTTTCATTACATGTTAATTAGGGTAAGGGAGGAACAAAACCTTGGTTGGTCTATACACCTTTGTTTCCATGTGCGGTCTCATTTGTCATTAGGACAGACATTCTCTGCTTTACTGATGTGGAAACAGGTGAGTGAGAACCCCAGGGGAAGTCAAAGGCAGTGTCCTCTGTGACTGGTGATGTAGCAATTCAGATCCTTTGTTGTCTGCTGGAgataagaaaagggagaaatgggCAGCCGTCTAGATTAGTTAGTACAGGCTTCAtgagtggggaagggatggagccCTTACTCTTGAAGGATGGGTAAGGTTTATACAGGCAAAGAGGGGTGCAGCAGGGATTCCACATAAAGGTAGCGCCACCACTTCTGAAACTACAGAGACTGTGCTTACCTTGGAGGGTATTCTGGGGGACAGGGCAGAGGACCTACAGAATAAACCTGCCTGTAGGGAAGAGAAGTGATGCTTGCTTGGGCAGCTGAGAAATTAGGACTTGGACAAAAGCA
It encodes the following:
- the SMAGP gene encoding small cell adhesion glycoprotein isoform X1; translation: MGQRSSPHLTPRSLARGVPTKLAYVPSFWIQTYLRLGPRRVLAVSAVPAPVELSRTRGACPSPEARPTDLHLPAGARPPAEMTSLPTTPSPGEELMATPILQATEALSPEAEASTALIAVVITVVFLTLLSVVILIFFYLYKNKGSYVTYEPAEGEPGAVLQMESNSAKGREKEEYFI